A single region of the Dysgonomonadaceae bacterium PH5-43 genome encodes:
- a CDS encoding acetylornithine deacetylase (product_source=KO:K01438; cath_funfam=3.40.630.10; cog=COG0624; ko=KO:K01438; pfam=PF01546,PF07687; superfamily=53187), whose product MDIDTLYYDAIDTLKHLISIPSFSRSEDEAADFLEEYLKKLGLNPKRKGNNLWVASKYWNNNKPTILLNSHIDTVKPVAGWTKDPLLPLEQDGKLYGLGSNDAGASLVSLLSAFRKLTSKEQANNFILLISCEEEVSGSNGIESVLSELPEISFAVVGEPTNMQPAIAEKGLMVLDGIVRGRSGHAARNEGENAIYKAMPIIRWFEELGFPKYSDLLGPVKTTVTMIKSGTQHNVIPDVCEFTVDVRTNEFYSNKELFEDIAARCNCEINARSYRLNSSSISQNHLFVERANILGLKPFGSPTLSDQALMTFPSLKIGPGDSSRSHTADEFIYLSEIREAIDLYVKLLDNLVS is encoded by the coding sequence ATGGATATAGATACACTATATTATGATGCTATAGATACTCTTAAGCATTTGATTTCAATTCCTTCGTTTAGTAGGAGTGAAGATGAGGCAGCTGATTTCTTGGAAGAATATCTTAAGAAGTTAGGATTGAATCCTAAAAGGAAAGGAAATAACTTATGGGTTGCTTCGAAGTATTGGAACAATAATAAACCAACCATATTATTAAATTCGCATATTGATACGGTTAAGCCAGTGGCGGGCTGGACTAAAGATCCTTTGTTGCCATTGGAGCAAGACGGTAAACTTTATGGTTTGGGAAGTAATGATGCAGGAGCTTCTTTAGTGTCGTTGCTTTCTGCCTTTAGAAAATTAACAAGTAAAGAGCAGGCTAATAATTTTATATTGCTAATTTCTTGCGAGGAAGAAGTGTCGGGGAGTAATGGAATTGAGAGTGTTCTCTCAGAATTACCGGAAATTTCTTTTGCTGTAGTCGGAGAACCCACTAATATGCAGCCAGCAATAGCCGAAAAAGGATTAATGGTTTTAGATGGAATAGTTAGAGGAAGGTCTGGACACGCTGCCCGCAACGAAGGCGAAAATGCAATATATAAAGCAATGCCCATTATAAGATGGTTTGAAGAACTTGGTTTTCCTAAATATAGTGATTTGTTGGGGCCAGTAAAAACAACAGTTACTATGATAAAGTCGGGAACTCAACATAATGTTATACCTGATGTTTGTGAGTTTACTGTTGATGTACGAACTAATGAGTTTTATTCTAATAAAGAACTGTTTGAAGATATAGCAGCTCGTTGTAATTGTGAAATAAACGCTCGTTCGTATAGGCTCAACTCTTCAAGCATCTCCCAAAATCATCTTTTTGTAGAAAGAGCAAACATATTGGGATTGAAACCTTTTGGTTCGCCTACATTGTCAGACCAAGCATTGATGACCTTTCCTTCGTTGAAGATAGGTCCTGGAGACTCTTCTCGGTCTCATACCGCCGATGAGTTTATATATCTTTCGGAAATAAGAGAAGCTATAGACTTATATGTAAAGCTATTAGATAATTTAGTTTCATGA
- a CDS encoding hypothetical protein (product_source=Hypo-rule applied; superfamily=55729): MKILFLKHKDIDKVKYDEAINKSLNGTVYALSWYLDVVSPNWKLLATENYSYVMPLPCKTKFGLTYVLQPLMCQQLGLFSSLEINKGILSSFLKKVPALYCEMYLNCANVFDDGLNLRDNYILDLNKSYEEIKSNYKKSTRSRLNQIPTNRLQIDKQLDSSVFFDFVENNSPYYKGKVFNIMKAILKEADIRSKSILWGVKEMDTDELLAAAAFLRWNKCIYYVVAVATDRGRKLQAPRYLLDRFFYEYSDNDIVFDFEGSTIASVAEFYKSFGAKLSPYTVFKKKIFL; this comes from the coding sequence ATGAAGATTTTATTTCTCAAACATAAAGATATAGATAAGGTTAAGTACGACGAAGCGATAAATAAGTCATTGAATGGAACTGTTTATGCTTTGTCGTGGTATTTAGATGTGGTTTCTCCTAATTGGAAACTTCTTGCTACCGAGAACTACTCGTATGTTATGCCGTTACCTTGCAAAACTAAATTCGGACTGACTTATGTATTGCAACCTTTAATGTGTCAACAATTAGGGCTTTTCTCATCTTTGGAAATAAATAAAGGAATATTGAGTTCCTTTTTGAAAAAGGTTCCTGCGCTTTATTGTGAAATGTATCTAAATTGTGCGAATGTTTTTGATGATGGACTTAATCTTAGAGATAATTATATTCTTGACTTAAATAAAAGTTATGAAGAAATAAAGAGTAATTATAAAAAAAGCACAAGGAGTAGACTAAATCAAATACCAACCAATAGGTTACAAATAGATAAACAACTCGATTCGTCTGTTTTTTTTGATTTTGTAGAGAATAATTCACCTTATTATAAAGGGAAGGTGTTTAATATTATGAAAGCAATACTTAAGGAAGCAGATATTAGGTCGAAATCTATTCTTTGGGGTGTTAAGGAAATGGATACAGATGAGTTGTTGGCTGCAGCGGCATTTCTGAGATGGAATAAGTGTATTTACTATGTAGTTGCGGTTGCGACAGATAGAGGTAGAAAATTGCAGGCTCCACGTTACTTGTTGGATAGATTTTTTTATGAATATTCAGACAATGATATAGTATTCGACTTTGAGGGTTCTACTATAGCGTCTGTTGCCGAATTTTATAAAAGTTTTGGTGCAAAACTAAGCCCTTATACTGTTTTTAAGAAAAAAATCTTTCTCTAA
- a CDS encoding two-component system phosphate regulon sensor histidine kinase PhoR (product_source=KO:K07636; cath_funfam=1.10.287.130,3.30.565.10; cog=COG0642; ko=KO:K07636; pfam=PF00512,PF02518; smart=SM00387,SM00388; superfamily=47384,55874; transmembrane_helix_parts=Outside_1_3,TMhelix_4_23,Inside_24_229,TMhelix_230_252,Outside_253_488), translating into MKKSAIWLLVGVMVFAFTGLLYLQTNYIRIILTTQEDQFKEAVRRSLYQVSRNLELDEAGQLLLGKYSYYGQNKSTNAITKGLSGSVDFSVNVDSLPDIVPGFGKSDTRTSAKTIKDFQDDFLYAQNMVEELMIRSRKGYERPIGERIDYQKLETYIQSELTNNNMAIPFSFMVMDKDKNVVYKSPDYNLENKKNVYSQILFPKDPANKLYTLLVAFPTQNKYVLNSISFIIPSVLFTVVLLVVFLFTVYIIFRQRRLSEIKTDFINNMTHELKTPVASISLAAQTMNDADVNNSPRLMEHAKKVINDESKRLGFLVEKVLQMSLFEDRAIEFKMAKLDVNDLITSIASTFALRVENTGGTLDIDLEALESTIVVDKMHFTNVLFNLMENAVKYRRQDVPLELMIRTLNVGEKVQVRIEDNGTGIRKESLKKIFDRFYRVPTGNRHDVKGFGLGLAYVKRIITELGGTIKAESEYGEGTTFIISIPYI; encoded by the coding sequence ATGAAAAAGTCTGCTATATGGTTACTTGTTGGAGTAATGGTTTTCGCCTTTACAGGGCTTCTGTATTTGCAGACCAATTATATTCGTATTATTCTAACAACTCAAGAAGATCAGTTTAAAGAAGCTGTTCGGCGAAGTTTATATCAGGTGTCTCGTAATTTGGAGTTAGATGAGGCGGGACAACTACTCTTGGGTAAGTACTCATATTACGGGCAAAATAAATCGACAAATGCTATTACTAAAGGTTTGTCGGGAAGTGTTGATTTTAGTGTGAATGTGGATTCGTTGCCTGATATTGTACCAGGTTTTGGAAAAAGCGATACGCGAACATCTGCAAAAACAATAAAAGACTTTCAAGACGATTTTTTGTACGCCCAAAATATGGTTGAAGAGCTGATGATAAGGTCGCGCAAGGGTTATGAAAGACCGATAGGAGAAAGAATAGATTATCAGAAGTTAGAAACTTATATTCAATCGGAATTGACAAACAATAATATGGCGATACCTTTTTCGTTTATGGTAATGGATAAGGATAAGAATGTTGTTTATAAAAGTCCAGATTATAATCTTGAAAACAAAAAGAATGTATACTCCCAAATACTGTTTCCCAAAGATCCTGCTAATAAGTTGTATACACTTTTAGTAGCTTTCCCAACTCAAAATAAATATGTATTAAATTCTATTAGTTTTATAATACCTTCAGTTTTGTTTACGGTGGTTTTGTTGGTGGTTTTTCTTTTTACTGTATATATAATATTCCGACAAAGACGTTTGTCCGAAATAAAAACAGACTTTATTAACAATATGACCCATGAGCTTAAAACTCCGGTGGCAAGTATTTCTTTGGCGGCACAAACGATGAATGATGCTGATGTTAATAATTCACCAAGATTAATGGAGCATGCAAAGAAAGTAATTAACGATGAAAGTAAGCGTTTAGGATTTCTTGTGGAAAAAGTATTGCAGATGTCGTTGTTTGAAGATAGGGCTATCGAGTTTAAGATGGCAAAATTAGATGTGAATGATTTAATAACAAGTATAGCTTCGACTTTCGCTCTTCGAGTAGAGAATACTGGGGGAACGTTAGATATAGACTTGGAAGCTTTGGAATCTACAATAGTTGTTGATAAAATGCATTTTACTAATGTTTTATTTAATCTTATGGAAAATGCAGTTAAATATAGACGGCAAGATGTACCGCTTGAACTTATGATAAGAACTCTAAACGTAGGAGAAAAGGTACAGGTAAGAATCGAAGATAACGGAACTGGCATACGGAAAGAAAGTCTGAAAAAGATTTTTGACCGATTCTATCGTGTTCCTACGGGTAATAGACATGATGTTAAAGGTTTTGGCTTAGGCTTAGCTTATGTGAAACGCATCATTACAGAGCTTGGAGGAACGATTAAGGCAGAAAGTGAATATGGAGAAGGTACTACATTTATTATTAGTATACCTTATATTTAG